A stretch of the Argentina anserina chromosome 6, drPotAnse1.1, whole genome shotgun sequence genome encodes the following:
- the LOC126798228 gene encoding membrane-associated progesterone-binding protein 4 — protein sequence MAAKIITSPFVGVAAFVTLLALVAFYYKPLCKQRLFTVEELALYNGTDQSLPILLGILGSVFDVTKGKSHYGEGGGYNHFSGRDASRAFVSGNFTGDGLTDSLSGLSSQQVKSIVEWRDFYVRTYKFVGKLVGRYYDTKGNPTKYLKGVEAKAARGAQLLKKQEIEEAKQPCCNSRWSQDEGGEVWCDVGVPRLVQRPLEIALTGKMSKRCACFKEDQLSQPGLEVYEGCDHLAKTCRV from the exons ATGGCGGCAAAGATCATAACATCTCCTTTTGTAGGGGTTGCCGCTTTTGTCACCTTGCTGGCTCTTGTCGCCTTTTACTATAAGCCACTCTGTAAACAG AGATTGTTCACTGTTGAAGAATTGGCTTTATACAATGGAACGGATCAAAGTTTGCCAATCTTGTTAGGAATTCTCGG ATCGGTTTTCGATGTGACGAAAGGGAAGTCTCATTATGGTGAGGGTGGGGGTTATAATCATTTTTCTGGAAG AGATGCCTCACGAGCATTTGTTTCTGGAAACTTTACAG GGGATGGGCTCACAGACTCGTTAAGTGGTTTATCCAGCCAACAG GTGAAGAGTATTGTTGAATGGAGGGATTTCTACGTTAGAACCTACAA ATTTGTTGGTAAGCTAGTTGGTCGGTACTATGATACCAAAGGAAATCCTACAAAGTATTTGAAGGGAGTTGAAGCAAAGGCTGCAAGAGGTGCACAGCTATTGAAGAAACAGGAGATTGAAGAAGCTAAGCAACCTTGTTGTAATTCAAGGTGGAGTCAGGACGAAGGCGGAGAG GTATGGTGTGATGTGGGAGTGCCACGGTTAGTTCAGAGGCCACTAGAAATTGCTTTGACCGGGAAAATGAGCAAGCGATGTGCGTGCTTTAAAGAGGATCAACTGAGCCAACCAGGGTTGGAAGTCTACGAAGGATGTGATCATCTTGCCAAGACCTGCCGAGTGTAA